A genomic stretch from Sphingobacterium sp. ML3W includes:
- a CDS encoding beta-N-acetylhexosaminidase → MKRKLVFIITYLLIQNVTAQIAIIPQPLECKMGQGELKLAGNFGVTGDAVFESSLHYLRKLMLSRFGISTYTSLEKDAKMIVKLDGKLQHEAYRLKIGRKGIEIYASDRSGMVNALASLEQVFTAAERKGNAFLLPVLNIEDKPQFGWRGFMLDESRHFFGKEKVKSLLDWMAFYKLNKFHWHLTDEPAWRLSIQKYPWLTQVGGIGNYLDPYAPVQYYSQADISEIVTYAAERNIEVIPEIDMPGHATAANRAYPFLSGGGNERHPDFTFHPAKNTTYTFLTDVLREVKTLFPSVYIHLGGDEVAFGSEAWNNDVKVQELKKTVGLKSNKEVEEYFIRRMADSVAGINGKIIVWDEMVDAKLAKDQTVMMWWRHDKPEQLNKILDKGYQVILTPRLPMYFDFVQQEHHKYGRKWGKGFNPLQDVFNFAGNQLDSLGKRKQQVLGIQANLWTETVTNVNRLDYLVFPRIAALAEAAWVPGTGRNFDEFTKTLKKHLPLYRDQGLYYFDPFKDSNAEPAVIKKSQKQYIDNPK, encoded by the coding sequence ATGAAACGTAAATTAGTATTTATTATAACCTACTTGCTCATTCAAAATGTGACAGCTCAAATCGCGATTATTCCACAACCTTTAGAGTGTAAAATGGGGCAGGGAGAGTTGAAGTTGGCGGGTAATTTTGGAGTCACTGGAGATGCTGTGTTTGAATCGTCTTTGCACTATCTTCGGAAGCTGATGTTGAGCCGTTTTGGAATTTCAACTTACACTTCGTTGGAAAAGGACGCAAAAATGATCGTGAAGCTTGATGGCAAATTACAACATGAAGCATATCGTCTAAAGATCGGTCGCAAAGGTATTGAAATATATGCTTCTGATAGATCGGGTATGGTCAATGCTCTTGCTAGTTTGGAGCAGGTGTTTACCGCTGCTGAAAGAAAAGGCAATGCGTTCCTATTACCTGTATTGAATATTGAAGACAAACCGCAATTTGGCTGGCGAGGGTTTATGTTAGATGAATCGCGCCATTTTTTTGGTAAGGAGAAAGTGAAATCTTTGCTGGATTGGATGGCTTTTTACAAGTTGAATAAATTCCATTGGCATTTGACAGATGAACCGGCTTGGCGCTTAAGTATACAAAAATACCCCTGGTTAACCCAAGTTGGGGGGATAGGCAATTATCTCGATCCTTATGCTCCGGTACAGTATTATAGTCAAGCTGATATTAGTGAGATCGTTACCTACGCTGCTGAGCGAAATATCGAGGTCATTCCTGAAATTGATATGCCGGGACATGCTACAGCCGCAAACCGGGCTTATCCTTTTCTGTCTGGTGGGGGGAACGAAAGACATCCCGATTTTACTTTTCATCCTGCTAAAAATACAACATATACATTTTTGACTGATGTTTTGCGTGAAGTGAAAACACTGTTCCCCTCTGTCTATATTCATTTAGGAGGAGATGAGGTTGCTTTTGGTAGTGAAGCCTGGAATAATGATGTCAAAGTTCAGGAATTGAAAAAGACAGTAGGTCTAAAATCTAACAAAGAAGTTGAAGAGTATTTTATTCGTCGTATGGCAGATTCTGTGGCTGGGATAAACGGAAAGATTATTGTCTGGGATGAAATGGTGGATGCCAAGTTGGCCAAAGATCAGACGGTCATGATGTGGTGGCGTCATGATAAACCAGAACAGCTAAACAAGATTTTGGATAAAGGCTATCAGGTTATACTAACTCCTAGGTTGCCCATGTATTTTGACTTTGTACAACAAGAGCATCATAAGTATGGTCGTAAATGGGGAAAAGGCTTCAATCCTTTGCAGGATGTATTTAATTTTGCTGGAAATCAATTGGATAGTTTGGGAAAAAGAAAACAACAGGTCTTGGGTATTCAGGCTAATCTTTGGACTGAAACAGTGACGAATGTCAATCGTTTGGATTACCTTGTGTTTCCGAGAATAGCGGCATTGGCGGAGGCAGCATGGGTGCCAGGAACAGGTCGAAATTTTGATGAATTTACAAAAACATTAAAAAAGCATTTGCCCTTGTACCGCGATCAGGGACTTTATTACTTTGATCCTTTTAAGGACAGTAACGCAGAGCCCGCAGTTATCAAGAAATCGCAAAAACAATATATAGATAATCCAAAGTGA
- a CDS encoding glycoside hydrolase family 2 TIM barrel-domain containing protein, with protein sequence MIKRIFYTLFFIGITILNLQARTVIPFNANWSFKKGPFSTSALDYNQTFDGKWQLVTLPHTWNATDMQTAEIKPGSLGKNERFYTGDAYYRKTFVPGSDWKGKRIFIRFEGVNTNTEVYLNNKPLSAKAGKNDITYDNSQRNGNYSFVGRHQGGYSAFVFELTDMLQLGVENELLVKVNNEASPQVIPVNHTLFPMYGGIYRPVELIVTDDIHVAVNDFASQGVYITQQNVSKKTADIALKIKIDNKSGKIQPIELLTTIFEKDGTIKAKQQTAYTLPPQGRQVLSQQIAVKNPHLWQGLDDPYLYKAVTQIKKNGQIIDEVTTPLGIRKFELRTGQGFFLNDIKYPLYGVCRHQDRWGKGSALSNADHDEDLSIIKEMGATSIRLAHYQQSAYFYSKCDSIGLVIWAEIPFVNRVTTFEDNNAQQQLKELIRQNFNHPSIYIWGMHNEVYSPSAYTVELTTKLNDLAKSEDPDRYTVSVSGYNVIDHPVNNNADVQGINHYFGWYNGELENKSDKDDDVATWAQRISKEFKDYKIIFSEYGAEAVPEDQAEEVGNFGNQWSNPSFFPEEYATKFHEVHWGVISKNPIFLGSYVWNTFDFATPITALNVNPRNYKGLVSFDRKLKKDGFYWYKANWSKEPILYVTQRRMINRGNEITPVTVYSNRGEPTLTVNGTVIKGVRKGQTDVHYIFDNVKLAKGANTIEAKINQKDGKVLTDTIHWNYDPSYKQDATGPTKSKTEHVGL encoded by the coding sequence ATGATTAAAAGGATTTTTTATACGCTCTTCTTTATAGGGATAACTATTCTGAATCTACAAGCCAGAACTGTCATTCCGTTCAATGCAAACTGGTCGTTTAAAAAAGGTCCGTTTTCCACCTCAGCATTGGACTATAACCAGACATTTGATGGAAAGTGGCAATTGGTTACCCTACCACATACCTGGAATGCAACAGACATGCAGACAGCAGAGATTAAACCGGGAAGTCTTGGAAAAAATGAACGCTTTTATACCGGCGATGCTTATTACCGCAAAACATTTGTCCCAGGATCAGATTGGAAAGGTAAGCGTATTTTCATCCGATTTGAAGGGGTGAATACCAATACCGAAGTTTATCTAAATAATAAACCTCTTTCTGCCAAAGCAGGAAAAAATGATATTACCTACGATAACTCGCAACGAAATGGCAACTACAGTTTTGTTGGCAGACATCAGGGCGGCTATTCTGCTTTTGTCTTTGAATTAACCGATATGCTTCAATTGGGAGTGGAAAACGAGCTGTTAGTCAAGGTTAATAATGAAGCCAGTCCACAGGTTATTCCGGTAAACCACACCTTATTCCCGATGTACGGTGGCATTTATCGTCCTGTTGAACTTATAGTCACCGATGACATTCATGTTGCTGTAAATGACTTTGCTTCCCAAGGTGTCTATATCACGCAACAAAATGTTTCAAAAAAGACTGCGGATATAGCATTAAAAATAAAAATTGACAACAAATCCGGAAAAATACAACCGATCGAATTGCTAACGACCATTTTTGAAAAAGATGGTACCATAAAAGCAAAACAACAAACTGCATATACATTGCCGCCACAGGGCCGTCAGGTCTTATCACAACAAATTGCGGTCAAAAACCCACATTTATGGCAAGGATTGGACGATCCCTACCTCTACAAGGCTGTGACACAGATCAAAAAAAATGGTCAGATCATTGACGAGGTAACGACACCTTTAGGTATACGCAAATTTGAATTACGTACTGGCCAAGGTTTCTTTTTAAATGACATCAAGTATCCCCTATACGGTGTATGTCGACATCAGGATCGTTGGGGCAAAGGTTCAGCCCTGAGCAACGCCGACCACGACGAAGATCTATCCATTATCAAAGAAATGGGAGCCACTTCCATTCGTTTGGCACACTATCAACAGTCAGCATATTTCTATTCCAAATGCGATAGCATCGGGCTTGTGATCTGGGCCGAAATCCCATTTGTGAATCGCGTGACAACATTTGAAGACAATAACGCCCAACAGCAGTTGAAAGAATTAATTCGACAAAATTTCAATCACCCTTCTATCTATATCTGGGGGATGCACAATGAAGTTTACTCGCCGTCCGCCTACACGGTAGAACTCACAACCAAACTAAATGATCTCGCTAAATCCGAAGACCCAGATCGTTACACCGTATCCGTAAGTGGATATAATGTGATTGATCATCCGGTTAACAACAATGCCGATGTACAGGGAATTAATCATTATTTCGGTTGGTATAATGGTGAACTGGAAAACAAATCCGATAAAGATGACGATGTAGCCACATGGGCACAACGTATAAGTAAAGAGTTCAAAGATTACAAGATTATCTTCTCTGAGTATGGCGCAGAAGCCGTTCCCGAGGATCAAGCGGAAGAGGTAGGTAATTTCGGGAACCAATGGAGCAATCCATCCTTCTTTCCAGAAGAATATGCAACAAAATTCCATGAAGTCCATTGGGGAGTAATCTCCAAAAATCCTATTTTCCTTGGATCGTACGTTTGGAATACTTTTGATTTTGCCACACCGATTACCGCACTGAACGTTAATCCAAGAAATTACAAAGGCCTAGTTTCCTTTGATAGAAAACTAAAGAAAGATGGTTTTTACTGGTACAAAGCCAACTGGAGCAAAGAACCGATATTGTATGTCACCCAACGCCGTATGATCAATCGCGGAAATGAAATTACTCCTGTAACCGTTTATTCCAATAGAGGCGAACCAACCTTAACCGTTAACGGAACGGTTATCAAAGGCGTTAGAAAAGGGCAAACAGATGTACATTACATTTTTGACAATGTTAAACTTGCAAAGGGGGCCAATACCATAGAAGCAAAGATCAACCAAAAAGATGGGAAGGTATTAACCGATACCATTCATTGGAACTATGATCCATCTTATAAACAAGATGCAACTGGCCCAACGAAATCTAAAACAGAACACGTAGGACTCTAA
- a CDS encoding DUF4342 domain-containing protein has product MATKTTFSINSKTITKAFQDLFDSFKSSRLKVSSKNGQEYLNISLLLAVIIGVIFPIAFVVLIILTLICSLQLAILQEDKQEEEKQKMIELK; this is encoded by the coding sequence ATGGCAACTAAAACAACATTCAGCATCAACAGCAAAACGATCACAAAAGCTTTTCAAGACCTTTTTGATTCATTTAAAAGTTCACGTTTAAAGGTGTCTTCCAAAAATGGACAGGAATACCTCAATATATCATTATTGCTAGCGGTGATCATTGGAGTTATTTTTCCGATAGCTTTTGTGGTCCTTATTATCCTTACTTTGATTTGTAGCCTTCAGTTGGCCATCTTACAAGAAGATAAACAGGAAGAAGAAAAACAAAAAATGATCGAGCTAAAATAA